The Bernardetia sp. ABR2-2B DNA window ACTTCGCCAACTGTTTCCGATAAAATCAAAATACGGCGTTCGGTGTGCAAAGGTAGAAAGCAAAACGGCTTTTTCAATGTTTTTAGGATAATTTACCAAAAGTCGCATCGCCACAGCCCCCCCATACGAAATACCGATAGGAACAATTCGCTTTGCATTTACTTTTTCCAAAACTTGTTGAACATCGGCAGCGTGCTGTTCAAAACTTCTATACTCACCTTTTTGGTCAGATTGTCCTTGAAAAATTTGGTCTATCAAAACAATATTAAACTGATTTTTAAGAACCTGTACTATCGGAAACCAAGAAAGTGTCGATTGAGAAAGCCCGTTTAAGAAGACAAGTGTGTATTTGCTCTCATCAATAAAATGATGTTCATAATACATGGAAAGACCATCTGGAAGTTTTAATTTCATTGTTTTTAGTTATGTGTCGTTGGTAAGGACACCAACAACGGCGATAGTGTTAATTTCTATTCAGACAAGATGTCTGAACTACTTTATGCTTCCATTTTACCAAAAAAATAATTTCCCACTGCATTTTTGTCATTAGAAAGATAAAACTCTCTAAAGCAAAAAATAACTTCTAAATGAGAAAGAAAACCATCATTGTTTGCATCCATTTTTGAAAATGCTTCTTCTGCATATTCTTCCGACTGCTTACAGAGCTTGTAAAAGTGGGTAAATTCTTTCTTATCCCAACACTTATCCTTATCCAAATCTATCAAATGAAACAAACTTTCAATAAATGGATAGACATATCGCTGATAAGAAGACGAATCTGCAACCAAAACTTCGTGAACCTCTACAAACTCTTCTAAACTAATTTTACCATCTCCGTTTTCATCGGCTGCATCAATAAGTTGCTTCCAAAACCGATGAAACATTTGTTGCAAACGCTTTTGATGTGCTTGTTCGTTTTCATCTTCCGAAACAGCCAAATTATCAACAATTTGGTCTAATTCTTTGGGTTCAATAAAGCCATCTCCGTTTCTATCAAAGAAATGAAATAAATGAGTCATTTTCTTTTTTTGGAAGTTAGTAAGCATAAATGTAGGGGATATTTTGGTATTTCAATTTTTTATTGAAAATACAGATATTTTTTTGAGTGTCCAAAATTTGACACAAAATTACATCATTCCATTTCCCCAATATCCATTTCCCCCTTTATTTTACTTTTTTCACCCAAGTTACAAATTTCTGCATTTCTTCAGTTTCCATGAGTTTTTCCTTTGTGTTGTATTTTTCGCCTAGCGTTTTTTCATCCCAAAATTTGTGGATTGTTGAGTGGCATTTTCTACAAACCATAATTCCTCGTTTTTTCATTTCTTCTTTTCCAAATTTTCTCAAAAAAGGTTTCTTTCGGTGCATTTTTCTAGGAATAAGATGATGAAAGCTAAGTCTTTTTTCTCTCTCACAAAGCTCACATTTCTCGCCTTCTTCTTGTTCTAAGTTTGGGTATTTCGAATAATCTATCTCATAATCGCTCATCTTTTTCTATAATTTTAGTGATTGTTTTTTACATAAACGCTTATTTTTTGTTTGAGGTTCTTTTTCGCTTATTTTTGTGTTATGTGCTACAGTAAGGATACACCACATCAAGATTCTAACCTATGAGAGAAGTAATTTATTTTAGTACAAAGAAACAGTTAGATAAGGAAAGTTTTGAAGCCTTCTTAGCGAGTATTTTCCAGTTTAATGACTTTTGCTGGACTCCGAACTTTTACTCATACGCATCTGAAAATGAAATTGATCATTTCAAAACCTACATTTCATTTGATACTTCCTATGAAGGATATAAGTATCATTATTCAGTTTTTAATAATGATGCCATAGAAATTCCAATCAAAAACAGAGTTCAAACTCTAAAAAAACTCTCTGCAAAAGTAAATATTGAAATCCTTTCAACAGATGACGAGGTTGCTCCTTTCAGTTGGGTATTGATTGAACCTAATGGACAGACTTCAACAATTCAAACAAAATTGATAGATGATTTAATTATGGACGGTTACTACAATTTCCCATTTGGTGATTTTAGAGTTACTGAACCATTAACGGAAAAAGAGCAAACAACTTTAAAAGAGATTATAAAAGATATTTATCCTAATGTCTTGATTGAACATTCGACTGACAGACAAATTATTAACGAAGACTTTAATAAAGTAAAAAGTAACTATCAAAATTTAAAAAAATTCAACAATCACTATGAAATTCGCCCAATCGGAAAAAACGAATGGATTGATAGAGAAGAGAAGTCAATTCAGTTTGTTTTATTGATGAAAAAGTTTCGAGTATATCTTCAAAAGGATATTTGTGTTTTCCCAAGAAATTTTAGTGAAGTAAAAAATATTGAAGGAGGAAGTGACAGTGAAGAGCATTGTATACTTCTGACTGCTTTAGGACAAGAAAAAATAATCTATAAAGAGCGTAGAAAATCATGGTTAAAATTTCAGTGATTGTTTTTTACATAAATGCTTATTTTTTGTTTGAGGTTCTTTTTCGTTTATTTTTGTATCATAAGTAGCAGACACTTTCCAAGTGTCGTTGAAATACTACATAATCCAAACACACTTTTCTATGACAACTATTCCAACTTCTTCAACTACTAGCGATAATTCAATCAATCATTTACAAAACAAAAAAATACTTTTGGGTGTCTGTGGAAGTATTTCGGCTTATAAATCGGCTCTTTTGGTGCGCCTTTTAGTCAAGCAAGGCTGCGAAGTACAAGTCATTATGACAAAATCAGCAAGTGATTTTATTACACCTCTTACTCTTGCTACGCTTTCAAAAAAGCCTGTTTTGATTGATTTTATCAAAAATAAAGAAGGAGTTTGGAATAATCATGTTGATTTGGGACTTTGGGCAGATGCTTTTGTTGTTGCTCCTGCTTCTGAAAATACGATTGCAAAACTAGCGAGTGGACTTTGTGATAATTTGCTTTCTGCAACCTATTTATCGGCTCGTTGTCCTGTTTTTGTTGCTCCTGCAATGGATTTGGATATGTATCAGCATCCTTCAACTTTGCGAAATTTGGAGTATCTAAAAAGCTATGGAAATATTTTGATTGAGGCAACTCATGGAGAACTTGCCAGTGGACTTATAGGGCAAGGAAGACTAGAAGAACCTGAAAATATTGTTACTTTTTTGAATGATTTTTTTGAGAATTATAAACAAGAGAAAGCTGTTACGAAAGAAATAGAACCTCCTTATTTGCCATTAAAAGGAAAAAAACTAACACTTACAGCAGGAGCAACTCGTGAAGCTATCGATCCTGTTCGTTATCTGACTAATCATTCTTCTGGAAAAATGGGGTATGCTATTGCAACAGAAGCACAAAAATTAGGGGCAGAGGTTACGCTTATTTCTAGTTCGAATCTACACGTTCCAGAAAATGTAAATGTAGTAAAAGTAGGCTCGGCAGATGAAATGCTTTTGGGTGTAGAGGAGACTTTCCAAGAAACAGATATTTTTATTTTTGCTGCTGCTGTGGCTGATTATCGCCCTTTAGAAGTAGCCACGCAGAAAATAAAGAAAAAAGAAGGAGTAGAAAATATGACAATTGAGCTTACCAAAAATCCAGATATTGCAGCAACAGTTGGTGCAAAAAAACAAAGCAGTCAGTTTTTGGTAGGGTTTGCACTTGAAACGAATAATGAACTAGAAAATGCTCAATCAAAACTCAAAAAGAAAAATCTAGATATGATTGTTCTTAATTCTTTACAAGAAAAAGGGGCAGGTTTTGGACACGATACTAACAAAATTAGTATCATTGATGTGAAAGGTAAAATAGATTTTGAATTAAAATCAAAAACTGAAGTAGCTCAAGATATTCTGAAAACAATTATTGAAAAGCTAGATTTGAGAAAAAATCCTGTTTTAGATGAAATAGAGGAAGAGGTAAAAGAAGAAATCAAAAAGCCTATTACTCCCAAGAAATTTGAAATTAACAAGAAAGAAAATTTTTAATTCTCAAAAGCTTTGCTTTTATTTTTAGATTTTGCATTAATAAAAATGTAGAGATAAAAATATTATCTTATCTCTACATCAGTATCTTACAGTTGATTATCCTCCCACACGATTACTCTCATCTTCTGCCCCTGTTTTTCTTCTACGAGCAGATTTTACTTGCTTATTTCCAAACTTATAGCTTAGGTTTACTCTTATCTGACGGCTTTCCCAGCCTCCATTTCCTTGAATCAAGACATCTCCAAACTGCGTATCTCCACGCCAAGGCGAACTAAAAAATATGTCACTCATAGACATTCTGAAAGAAAGTTTGTCTTCCAAAAATGACTTCTGAATAGCCACATCCATTGCTCCAAGACTTTTAGTTTGATATGTTCCTCCCCAAACAGAAGGTGAATTATACCAACCAGAAACCTCAAATTTATAGCCTTTTGGTAAGCTAAATGTATTTTGCCCATAGACATTGAGCGTACTCTGTGAAATAGAAACAAATTCTTCTGTGTTTCCTTCGTAAGAACTATGAAAAGCATTCAAATTAATAAAAGCATTCCACCACTTACTAACCTCAAATGGATAACTAACATTAAAGCTCCACGTTTCTTGTGTAGCAATATTTTGTTCTTGAATTACACTTCTGCGCTCATCTTGTGCTGTCGTTACTTGTGCAAAAAAATCATTGACATAACTATAACTTATCGAAGTATTGAGGGTGTATTTGTAAGTGTGCGAAAACTTAATATTATCTGTGTATTGAGGCTGTAAAAAAGCATTTCCTTTTCTCAACGTCAGTTCATCAATTTGCTGCTCAAACGGATTTAGGTTTTGATAATTTGGACGCTCTATTCTTCGGCTATATGTCAGACCAAAAGAGTTGTCTTTATTGGCTTTGTAAGTAAGTCCACCACTTGGGAAAAGATTGAGATAATTTCGTTTTACTCTCTCATTATTTTCTTCTTGCGTACTGGTAAGTTTTCCATCAGAAAGGGTTTGTTCTGCACGTAAGCCAAATTGAAGGTTCATTTTTTTCCACCTTCTGTTATAATTAAAATAGGCTGCATTTACAATTTCTTCATAGACAAAATTATTACTCTTGTCTTCATTGAAATTTCTATTTCCTTCTTCTACATCATAAAAATCAAACGTATTATCTGTATTTACCATTGAGGATTTTATTCCTACGCCTAGCTTTCCTTTCAAAAAATTCTGTTCATAATCCATCTTAAAGGTTGCAATATCAATCTTGACAGGCAAAACCATTTCATAAATCACACTAAAAATTAAGTTCTCTCCATTTGCTCCAAAGTATAAATTGGGTTGATACGTTTGTCCGTCGTTTTTATATTGTCCATAATCCAAATCTACATTAAAAGTATGTCCAGTAGTATCTTCGTAGCGATAATTTAAGTTTCCAAGTACATTATAAAAATCTCTTTGATTCATACTTTCAGCTTTCAAAACTTGTAAAACTTCATTTGTAGCTTGACTACTGATTGGAGTTCTTGAAGTTGTATTAATATCCATATCACTAAAATTTCCATTGAGCAAAACTCCAAACGTACTCTTTTTACTAGCAAAAATATCTGTACCCAATTTCACATTATGACTTGTCTGATCCATTAGTGTGGTAGAGCGATTATCAAAAATCAAATCATTCTGTGTTCTGTAAAGATTAATGAAACGACCTGTTTCTCCGAAGCGATTACTGTATGTCAAAAATGTATTTGTCTTTTTGGTGCGATTGTTCAAAGAAAGTGAGCCGTTATAACGCTGATTATCCCAAACAGAATAACCCAAACCTACTGTTCCATTTGTTCCAAAATTCTTATTCTTTTTGAGTTTGATATTCAAAATACCTGCGCTTCCTGCTGCATCGTATTTTGAAGAAGGTTGGGTAATAATTTCTATACTTTCAATATCGGAAGCCTGTAACGTATTCAAATAGTTTGTCAAATCTTCTCCTTGTAATACCGAACGCTTACCATCAATAAAAACCTGTACACCACTTTTTCCTTCTACAATGATGGAATTATTATTATCCAAAATTACCCCTGGTGCTTTTCTCAAAACCTCTAAACCAGAGTTTCCAGTTGCTGCGATTGTTCCCTCTACATTAAAAACAGTTTTATCAGCCAACACTTCTACCATTGGTTTTTGAGCAGTAATTTCAACAGCATCTAGCACGTTATTACTTTGAATAACAAATTTATTTAGATTAATTTCTTTAGCAGAATTTTCAGTAACTGAAATAATAGAAGAAGTATATTTTTGATAGCCTACACTCGTTACGATAATAAAATACTCTCCATTTCTGACATCTACCAGTCTAAAATTTCCATCAGCATCAGCAACTGAAGCCTTAGCAAGTGAAGAATCCGAAACGTTCATTAGTCCGACAGCAGCAAAAGAAACAGCTTCATTATTGTCAGATTCGGCAATTCCTGTAATAGAGTGTCTATCATTTTGGGCAAAAACAGTAAAAGAGAGTAAAAAAAGAAGAGTTCCTAATGATAATTTGAAAGAAGAAGTAATTAAATTTCCCATAGTTTTGGTTGAATAATTAAACAGTAGTTAGATTGAAACATTTGAGATAGTAGTTTTAAAGGACAGTCAGATATTACGAAAGTTGCATTTGTTTATTATTTTTTGGGAAATGGAAGTAGTTTGTTAGGTTTTATTAGTAAAAAAGTTGTTAATTACTCTTAGGTAGAAATACTGCATTCTATTTTGTAAGTTTGTAGTTCGAAAAAATTGATAATCCGTTGATTGTCAAGGTTTCTTTTAATTATGATAGTATCTCGTCTTTTTACTTTTTTGGTTTTAATATTCTGTATTCTTTGGAGTTGTCAAAAAATACAGGCGCAAGACTATGACCTTGCCTACCAACACCTTACCACAGAAGACGGTCTCTCTAATAATTTTGTAACAGCAATAATCCAAGACCAAAAAGGCTTTATTTGGATTGGTACACAAGAAGGACTCAACAAATATGATGGCTATTCTTTCAAAGTTTATAAGTCTAATTCAGAGAAAAAATATCACTTAGGTAGCAATCGCATTACTTTTTTAGCAGAAGATAGAACAAATGATGCCGTTTGGGTAGGAACATCCACAGGACTTAGCAAACTACACACAGATAGAGATACGATTGAAAATATTTCTTTTTTTGATAAGAAAAACATCAATTATATTTATCAAGAAAATCAAGTAACAACTTGGGTAGCAACTAACGAAGGTATTTTTAAGAAAGAAAATGACAAATGGATTGATTTTTCTTTAAACTTAGAGACTTTAGAGGTTGGGCAAAATTATACTTTTATTGGTAAAAGAGTGATTAATGGCGTTCAAAAATACGTTTTAGTAAAAACAATACTAGACGACCCTGTTATCAGTACGCTGTACTGGAAAGAAAAAAATACTGATAAATGGCAAACAATACTAGAAACAAATTATAACCTACAATACATTGAAAAAAACGGAAAAATATGGACTTCTTATAAGAAAGATCATTTAGAAATAGGATATATTGATACATATAATTCATCTATAAAAACAGATTCTATTTACTTCGATAAATCTAAAAATGCTAAGATGAACTCGCCATTTTTGGCTTTTGAAGATAAACCTAAAGACAATACTATAAATGATGTTTGGTTTTTTGATACGAGAGGACTTGCTCTAATTGACTTGAATACAAAAGAATTTCGTCATTGGTATTATTGGAAATATTTTGCTGAAACGATGGATCAATACACTGTCGAAACTATCTTTAGAGATGCTTCTCAAAACTATTGGCTCTGTACACAGGGTTCTGGGGCTTTTATTTTCGCTGATTATACCATCAATAATTTCAGAACATATAAATATAGAAAAGGATTTGAAAACAGCTTGAGCAACCCTAGCACGAGAGCAATCTATCAAAACCCAAAAACAAAAACTACTTGGATAGGAACATATAGCTACAAAAATGATATTGATATTTTCGTCGGAGATTCTATCAAAAAAAGACTTTTCATAGACGGTTACGCTCACTTAATAAAAGAAGACTCAAATCATAAAAACATTCTATGGTTTGCTACTTCTTCTGGTATTCGAAAGATTGACAAAGAAAAATTTGAGGTTTTGGAAACTTATAGAATGGATAAAAACCTGTTACAAGATATTTTGCCTCTCAATGATTCTACACTTTGGGTTGCAGGAAACGACCACTTATATCATTTCAATCCAACAATCAAAAAGTTCACTTCTTATCCTCATTTAGAAAAGATTTCTTTTCTTCAAAAAGACAATCAAAATCAAATTTGGGTAGGCTCTAAAAGAAATGGAATTGGCTTTTTAGCAGATTCTAAAAACTTCAACTTACAGACAGCAAACACAACAGAAATTATTTATTACAATCCTAATGAAAAAAAGGAAAGCCAGAGATGTTATGTCAAACATATTTGGGAAAGTGAAATAGAAAAAAATATTTTTTGGATAGCCTCTACAACGGGTTTTTATAAATTTGATTCTGAAAAGAGAACTTTTCTAGCACATTA harbors:
- a CDS encoding TonB-dependent receptor, coding for MGNLITSSFKLSLGTLLFLLSFTVFAQNDRHSITGIAESDNNEAVSFAAVGLMNVSDSSLAKASVADADGNFRLVDVRNGEYFIIVTSVGYQKYTSSIISVTENSAKEINLNKFVIQSNNVLDAVEITAQKPMVEVLADKTVFNVEGTIAATGNSGLEVLRKAPGVILDNNNSIIVEGKSGVQVFIDGKRSVLQGEDLTNYLNTLQASDIESIEIITQPSSKYDAAGSAGILNIKLKKNKNFGTNGTVGLGYSVWDNQRYNGSLSLNNRTKKTNTFLTYSNRFGETGRFINLYRTQNDLIFDNRSTTLMDQTSHNVKLGTDIFASKKSTFGVLLNGNFSDMDINTTSRTPISSQATNEVLQVLKAESMNQRDFYNVLGNLNYRYEDTTGHTFNVDLDYGQYKNDGQTYQPNLYFGANGENLIFSVIYEMVLPVKIDIATFKMDYEQNFLKGKLGVGIKSSMVNTDNTFDFYDVEEGNRNFNEDKSNNFVYEEIVNAAYFNYNRRWKKMNLQFGLRAEQTLSDGKLTSTQEENNERVKRNYLNLFPSGGLTYKANKDNSFGLTYSRRIERPNYQNLNPFEQQIDELTLRKGNAFLQPQYTDNIKFSHTYKYTLNTSISYSYVNDFFAQVTTAQDERRSVIQEQNIATQETWSFNVSYPFEVSKWWNAFINLNAFHSSYEGNTEEFVSISQSTLNVYGQNTFSLPKGYKFEVSGWYNSPSVWGGTYQTKSLGAMDVAIQKSFLEDKLSFRMSMSDIFFSSPWRGDTQFGDVLIQGNGGWESRQIRVNLSYKFGNKQVKSARRRKTGAEDESNRVGG
- a CDS encoding ATP-binding protein, yielding MIVSRLFTFLVLIFCILWSCQKIQAQDYDLAYQHLTTEDGLSNNFVTAIIQDQKGFIWIGTQEGLNKYDGYSFKVYKSNSEKKYHLGSNRITFLAEDRTNDAVWVGTSTGLSKLHTDRDTIENISFFDKKNINYIYQENQVTTWVATNEGIFKKENDKWIDFSLNLETLEVGQNYTFIGKRVINGVQKYVLVKTILDDPVISTLYWKEKNTDKWQTILETNYNLQYIEKNGKIWTSYKKDHLEIGYIDTYNSSIKTDSIYFDKSKNAKMNSPFLAFEDKPKDNTINDVWFFDTRGLALIDLNTKEFRHWYYWKYFAETMDQYTVETIFRDASQNYWLCTQGSGAFIFADYTINNFRTYKYRKGFENSLSNPSTRAIYQNPKTKTTWIGTYSYKNDIDIFVGDSIKKRLFIDGYAHLIKEDSNHKNILWFATSSGIRKIDKEKFEVLETYRMDKNLLQDILPLNDSTLWVAGNDHLYHFNPTIKKFTSYPHLEKISFLQKDNQNQIWVGSKRNGIGFLADSKNFNLQTANTTEIIYYNPNEKKESQRCYVKHIWESEIEKNIFWIASTTGFYKFDSEKRTFLAHYTKKDGLPNDVVYAILEDEEGNLWGSTNHGIFKFNPKTKTFTNFDKQDGLQDNEFNTFSYFKSEEGELFFGGIGGVNAFSPKDMKKNEFVPPVHLTGFEKLGKKANLQENISDIKEISLPLEESKMLTFHFAALSFYQSNKNKYAYKLEPLQNEWTSLGTKNELTLTNLSAGNYTLHIKGSNNHGVWSKEEITLNIKIIPPFYQTFWFQFLVIALLLIGIYFYYRYKVRESKLKSIKLEKQVKERTNEILIQKEELQITNERLKELDNFKEKTTNMLVHDLKNPLGTIIYEAKNNASIRKASQRMMNLLLALLDSQKIQSPQFQLNVEKVNFGSLLENVLEEVEVFLMEKKIQIIYEETATFWLEIDRDLIHRVLVNLLTNAIKYSSKRSLIKISIQESKLNTAQIIITDNGRGIPKYQIDSIFDSYKQVNAQKMGAIASTGLGLSFCKLAIEAHGENCEIYVDSIPDKETNFHFTVPLLEMEKLTNLPNNSEIKTFLPSNSYHFSKTELHYLAPFIKELNNLEVYQATQIRSILNELNDESTTITKWKNEMLEILYQVDEEQYQKLLNLD
- the coaBC gene encoding bifunctional phosphopantothenoylcysteine decarboxylase/phosphopantothenate--cysteine ligase CoaBC translates to MTTIPTSSTTSDNSINHLQNKKILLGVCGSISAYKSALLVRLLVKQGCEVQVIMTKSASDFITPLTLATLSKKPVLIDFIKNKEGVWNNHVDLGLWADAFVVAPASENTIAKLASGLCDNLLSATYLSARCPVFVAPAMDLDMYQHPSTLRNLEYLKSYGNILIEATHGELASGLIGQGRLEEPENIVTFLNDFFENYKQEKAVTKEIEPPYLPLKGKKLTLTAGATREAIDPVRYLTNHSSGKMGYAIATEAQKLGAEVTLISSSNLHVPENVNVVKVGSADEMLLGVEETFQETDIFIFAAAVADYRPLEVATQKIKKKEGVENMTIELTKNPDIAATVGAKKQSSQFLVGFALETNNELENAQSKLKKKNLDMIVLNSLQEKGAGFGHDTNKISIIDVKGKIDFELKSKTEVAQDILKTIIEKLDLRKNPVLDEIEEEVKEEIKKPITPKKFEINKKENF
- a CDS encoding alpha/beta hydrolase, coding for MKLKLPDGLSMYYEHHFIDESKYTLVFLNGLSQSTLSWFPIVQVLKNQFNIVLIDQIFQGQSDQKGEYRSFEQHAADVQQVLEKVNAKRIVPIGISYGGAVAMRLLVNYPKNIEKAVLLSTFAHRTPYFDFIGNSWRSALLSGGYELMLDVMLPAVLGQDYFFSPLIPIQDIQNARLQNKITSDSLMKLMDATENSTDYREKLKSVSVQVKVIHGEQDILTTPQMGQNIVDALPNASFKLLSKKGHTLNLEAIPELITEIESFLKV
- a CDS encoding EF-hand domain-containing protein yields the protein MLTNFQKKKMTHLFHFFDRNGDGFIEPKELDQIVDNLAVSEDENEQAHQKRLQQMFHRFWKQLIDAADENGDGKISLEEFVEVHEVLVADSSSYQRYVYPFIESLFHLIDLDKDKCWDKKEFTHFYKLCKQSEEYAEEAFSKMDANNDGFLSHLEVIFCFREFYLSNDKNAVGNYFFGKMEA